The Candidatus Methylomirabilota bacterium genome contains the following window.
ACGTCATCTACTTCCTCACCCGCTTCGGTCTCGTCCAGGTCGCGACGCTCGAGGACCGGCCCGGCATCCCGCCCTCGCCGCAGCACCTGGTCCAGGTGATCCGCCTGATGAAGGCCGAGGGGGTGAAGGTGATCCTCGTCGAGCCCTGGAACGACGTGAAGCTCGCCGAGCGGATCGCCGGCGAGGCTGGCGCCCGTGCGTTCGTCTTCGCGTCGGCCGTCGGCGCGGTCAAGGGGGCCGACAACTACTTCGCGGCGATCGAGTACAACGTGAAGGCGCTCGCCGAGGCGCTCAGGTAACGTGGCCGCCGAGCTCCTCGCCCTCCTCTGGGTGCCCTTCCTCATGTGCCTCGTGCTGACGGGGATCCACGCCTACCTCGGCGTCCACGTGCTGGCGCGCGAAGTCGTCTTCGTGGACATCGCGCTCGCCCAGATCGCGGCCCTCGGCGCCACCGCGGCGTTCTTCCTGGGCTACGAGCTCGACACGTGGGAGTCGTACGCGTGCGGGCTCGCCGCCACGCTGCTCGGGGCCCTCGTGCTCGCAGTGACGCGCAGCCGGCGGCGGCACGTTTCTCAGGAGGCGGTGATCGGCGTCGTCTACGCGGTGTCGGCGGCGGCGGCCGTGCTCCTCGCCGACCGGTCCCCGCATGGCGCCGAGCAGGTGCGGACGATGCTCGTCGGCAACCTCCTCGCGGTCCGGGGCCCCGAGGTGGTGGAGGTCGCCGCGCTCTACGCGGCGATCGGCGTCTTCCACTGGCTGTGCCGCCGGCCGTTCTTCCTCATCTCGACGGACCCCGCCGCGGCGTTCAGCGAGGGCTGGCGGGTGCGGCTGTGGGACTTCCTCTTCTACGCGTCGTTCGGCGTCGTCGTGACCAGCTCGGTCCGCATCGCCGGCGTGCTGCTCGTGTTCTCGTACCTGATCGTGCCCGCGCTCGCCGGGATCATGCTCGGCGCCACGATACGGAGCAAACTCCTGATCGGCTGGGGCGTCGGCGCGCTCGTGAGCGTTCTCGGCATCGCCGCCTCCGCCATTTTCGACTTGCCGACGGGCGCGACGGTCGTCTGCGCCTTCGGCCTGACGCTGGTCGCGCTGTGGCTCGTCTTTCTCGTCGCCGCGCGGCGGACGCCGCTCCGGAAGGACACGCTATAGTGTCCCCGTGACCGCGCCCCGGATCCTCGCGCTCGCCGCGGCGTGCTTCGCGCTGCTCACCCTCGCGGTGATCACGCTCGACACGACCGCCGTCGACGTGCCCGTGCGCGACGCGCTCCTCGCCCACGCCTCGCCCGGCCTCCTCGCGGCGATGCGCGTGATCAATCGGGCGGGAAGCTGGAAGGTGCTGCTCCCCGCGACGGTCCTGCTCGTGCTCGCCGTGCCCCGCGCGCGCGCGCGCTGGTGGCTCTGGATCGGGCTGATGCTCGTGGCGCCGGCGACCGAGGGCCTGCTGAAAACCCTCGTGGGCCGGCCGCGTCCTGAGGACCTCTCGATGGGCTTCCCGAGCGGCCACGCGACGGCGGCCACCGCCTTCTTTGGCGCGCTGATCCATCTCGCCCAGGGACTGCCGCGGCCCGCGCGGCGTCTCGTGAGCGTCGTGGCGGTGGTCGTGATCGTGCTTGTCGCCGTGGCACGCGTCACGCTACGGGCACACTGGCCGACCGACGCGGCCGGCGGGATCGCCCTCGGCGCGGCGCTGGCGTCCGCCGCGGCGCTCATCGACCGGCGCCGAGCCTCCTGATCCCGTCCTGGTCTCCGGGCTAGCTAGCCCTCACCCCTGGGGGAATCCCCAGACCTCGATTACTGGATGCGCCTCATGGCGCCGTTCAGAGGACGGCCGCCACCCCCCCGCGCACCCCAAAGAACCTGCTTGTGCTACGATGTGCTACATGCGATACCGCCGGGACGCCGTCGGCGTGCGGGAGTTGAGACAGAATCTGAGCGTCTACTTGAGGCGGGTCAAGGCGGGCAAGATCCTGGACGTGAATGAGCGGGGACATCGCGTCGCCGTGCTGGTCCCGGCCGGCGCCACGGCAACGGCGCTCGACCGCCTCGTCGCCGCGGGACGAGCGACGGCGGCGACCGGAGACCTCCTCGATCTCGGCCCGCCACGGCGGAGGCGACCCTCTCGCCGCGCCAGCCGTGCCCTCGCGAGACTCCGAGCAGAGCGCGCGTGAGCCTCGTCTACCTGGACTCGTCGGCCCTGGTGAAGCTCGTCGTCAGGGAGCCGGAAACACCGGCGCTCGTCGAGCTTCTCCGAG
Protein-coding sequences here:
- a CDS encoding iron chelate uptake ABC transporter family permease subunit gives rise to the protein MAAELLALLWVPFLMCLVLTGIHAYLGVHVLAREVVFVDIALAQIAALGATAAFFLGYELDTWESYACGLAATLLGALVLAVTRSRRRHVSQEAVIGVVYAVSAAAAVLLADRSPHGAEQVRTMLVGNLLAVRGPEVVEVAALYAAIGVFHWLCRRPFFLISTDPAAAFSEGWRVRLWDFLFYASFGVVVTSSVRIAGVLLVFSYLIVPALAGIMLGATIRSKLLIGWGVGALVSVLGIAASAIFDLPTGATVVCAFGLTLVALWLVFLVAARRTPLRKDTL
- a CDS encoding phosphatase PAP2 family protein, yielding MTAPRILALAAACFALLTLAVITLDTTAVDVPVRDALLAHASPGLLAAMRVINRAGSWKVLLPATVLLVLAVPRARARWWLWIGLMLVAPATEGLLKTLVGRPRPEDLSMGFPSGHATAATAFFGALIHLAQGLPRPARRLVSVVAVVVIVLVAVARVTLRAHWPTDAAGGIALGAALASAAALIDRRRAS